The genomic DNA TCCCACCTAAGCTATCAAATAGGGAGTTATAGAATTCGGCTATGTTGATAAAATTGTGAAAatcaagaaaaataaaataaaataataggccctacatacaaataaaaagacaaataaaaaaaagagctttGAGTCCCGCCTAAGTcgacaggagagggaaagaaggagtgtgactgagaagtgtgtgtgtgaagggattgtctgtgagttaaaacgaacaacagaGCCTGTGAGAGATAAAACACCCAGGGGAAGCCGGACTAAGGTCTAGAAGCTCGCTTCCCAGGCTTGTTGTTTGCCCTAagacaggggtcggcaacctgcggctctggagccgcatgcggctctttagcgcgaCCCTGGCGGCTCCctgagcgtcttcaaaaatgtatgaaaatgaatggggggatttttgtttgtttgttttaatatggtttctgtatcaggacaaacattcttaacgttttccaatgttgtaaaaatgtgcataataaatattacagttcaacatttctgtcaacgaagatttgatagctgcgacacacgtttcagggcggcgccgtgccatgcaggtggctgtggttgtaaacaaaccggcgggtgtcagcatggccatgccatggatcccaaagggaaaaagagaaagatagccgatgagatcagagaatttaaggcagaatggaccgaatcatttgctttcattgccattgcggaaggattgcctgcatgtttgcttgcgtaatgagaagttggcgaacaacaaaaagagagacatttagaaagacattttcagggaaggcatgcttcatttgcagccgactacccagttgggactgagagaaaaagtgcgattgcagtagcctacttctggagaaattttgttgcagcctgagagatattaaaacgtggaaaacaacggttcacggatggtgattacacgaagttgaacttaaagcaccagcggagtagtcacgtggtgtgtcattctctccgagattcgctgtagggaaaaacatttaatcatgaaagctcattatgtagcctcgttgtagcctacttagtcattttgatagtaggctaatatagatatatacacttacagcctgtgttaccatcatataaggcttacataaggcttttcattttttgcggctccagacagatttgttttttgtttttttggtccaaaatggctctttgaacattttgggttgccgacccctgccctAAGAGGACGAAACAGAACAATCTCTTATTTGTGCAAAATGGAGAATACTCAAGATAAAGGACAACTTTTGAAAGGCGATGCCAAATTCATAGCTAGAGTCTATCCAGGAACTGAAAATTGGCTATTACGATGGAAAAAATAAATTCGACTTtgcaaactaaaaccaaaattaTCATCATGCCATGCAGAAGTGCACCtgtatgacgatgatgatgattacgGTAAAACTCCAAATTGGCCCCCACCGCCGCCTCCGGTGGAGGCATTTCCAATGGTAGAACTGCCCAATCCAACATTTAAGCCAGACGTGGCTGAGGGTCAAAATAATCCACGGTTAATGTATGTCTATAGGACATGGACACAGGAcgacgtaaaaaaaaaagcagtggaGGGAATTCCATCTCATAAAGCCCAAATTGAAGAATTTTGCGACGAAATGAAAAACATAATAGCGGTGTAGGCCTACCACCTGAATGGTTTCGAGGTCGAAAGGATGTTCCGCTTTAAAATGGGCTCTGATTGGAGCCGTGTTAAAGATAGCTTTGTAGCCCATCAGGCTGGTACAGCGTATGCGCCTGGTTCTCTGGATTTAAATCAACAAGTCCAAAGCCTAGAGAATAAATGTAAAGACGTGTTTAAAAAACATTGCAAATACACCAAAATACACGCCACCACACAGAAAGATAATGAAGATGTCTGAGAGTTTAGAGACAGATTTGAAAAAGTGTTCAAAGCCTATAGCGGCCTGAAGTCAGAGAGTGCAGAAGATAAGAGAATTTATGGACAGCAATTAAAACAAGCACTACTCCAGAGTTTCAGACCAGAGATAAAAGGCTGGATAGAGAaatattttgtttctttcaaaacaGCAGAACTGCCAGATTTTATGGAACATGCTAAACatgcagagaaaacagtgaagaataaaaagaaagtaagagaaaagaaagactcaGAGAAAGTAGTGGAAGCATTTGTGATGGCATTACAAGGCAGAAATGGGTCAGAACAGAGAGATTatgaaaatgaaggtgatgatagCAACAACTGGTTCTGGTGTGGGGGTCGCGGGCATTGGTCTCGTGACTGCGCCACCGAAGATGAGAAAGAACAAAGATACGATAGTGATCAGTATgtaagtggagaaggagaagagctagAAATGTGTGAGGAATTTCTAGACTagagctgatgtgtgtttaaatgactaAGAAAGTGAAGAAAGAAAGCCTACATATTAAactaaacatttaaattagatATTTAAATTCTGCtggagttgtgtttttttcaccCATTGACTGTGAAAATCCCAACTGCCGTCTCCCTACTGCTGTTACAAACTAACATGACATTCTTATCTCGTATGACAGTATTGTTATCACAACCACACATTAAATATGGCGTAAACAAAGCAGCTTATGCAGTGACTAACTGCTAAATTAGAAGTTAAACTTTTGTCTGCCACATGCTCTGCACAGGTAGCATGTGAGCTTTTTGCCAAAAAGAAAGTGACAATATACACAGACAGCCAATATGCCTTTGCTGTGTCTTACATTGCTGAAATCAATGTACAAATGGGTAGCAATTTTGAGTCATGGGCAGAGCCATGTCTCAACAGGAGGGATGTGTGAACTAGTAGACAAACACTATAACGTATAGATTTACAAACTACTCACAAAATGTTTGTTATCAGtgcatcatatactgtattgaTGTAGGAGTAGTGGAACAACTAATTAAAACACTGTGTTCAAAGGAATATGTGGACACGgatactgctccctctctctctgtttttccacaGGATCCCAGAGTGAAACCAGAAGATTGGGTGTTCATCAAAGTCATAAAGAAAAAGTGCTGGTCTGACTCGCGTTGGGAAGGACCCCACCGAATCATCCTATCTACACCCACTGCAGTGAAGGTGGAGGGCCGGACTGCTGGACgcatctctctcactgtaagGTTCAGTCAACCGCTGAGGAGGGGAAGCCCGACTGCAAAGGGGATTAGAGGTTTAGAATCTAGTCGTCTCAACGTCGGTGAAGATTTTGGATCCTCCTAAGCTTAGTGACGATGCCTTGAGATAACAGACTTTTAGTGTGGAGGATGGTCCTGGGAGCGGCTATCATTCTCACCTTGCTGACAATTTTGTTAAGGACTGAACAAAGACTTTTTTCTTGAAAGACAAAGGAAGCCGGAAAAAAGAGATTGATTTTGTCAGAGTATGTGCATACCTACATCACACATGTGTATCACTTAAATTCATGGTATCGTTATGCTCAAATGCTGGCTGATTTGAATAATGTGTCTGATTgctatgtgtgttctctgatgccaATATCTTTTTATCATTCCCGTTTAACAGCCGTACAATTCCTCATGGACAGAGCTTGTGTATAGGTGAAGGGAAGTCTGGCAAAGATGACTTATAATTCATCCCACATGACAATACATAAAAATGGTATTAACATGATCTGTGAACCTTGTGCAGTGACACACCCTTTGAAGTACATAAAGTGTAGTGTAACATTGACCCCTTACTGTATGCCACTGTTAAACCTAGAACAAGATTCCCACTGTGTTTTTTCAGAGATGGTTCTGTGCCGGTGGGGAGTTTGCCTCTCTACAGGTGTTATCAGTGAAGTTTAGAATGTAGCCCTACATTTTGTAGAATTAAGCTTTGATTATTTGAGGACTAGCCCTCATTGCATATAGCCCATCAAAATGTTGATGTGAATTTGCTTGCCTGATTGATGTGATAATATGGGGCTGGGAAAAGCATATGTGTAGTAGAAGGTGAGTTTTTCTCCTTTTGCTTGTGTACACAAGTGCCGCTGCTATAGCAGGGTAATGGAAGAATTTTTCCTTCAACGGTTTTCTCCTCAAAATAAGATCAATCATGACTGAGGTTTTCCGGTAGGGTTTTCGCTTCCATCAAAAGGTTTGAAACTTGCTATTCCAGTTGGTAATAATTACTACacgctttgatttgatttatggttgaatctacagtatgtagcaatGGAACAAATGATTGTGAAGTTTACTAATGATAAACAGGAgggaaatgacaaagaaatgtatatatttatcattattaacttcacttgtgtgcgtcaaagttataatccacactttcatatgtgtTCAGAGTTGTCATTCACAGAGTTGTTATTCATAACTtgttattcacagtttcacTTGGGAGACTCACAGGAAAGTTATGCACCTGGTAAAGATAAGACATTTAGGGAGTTAGGATGGAGCTCTCACTGAAGGTCATTCTCATGTGTTTGAACTGCTTGTTGAATAAAAGCACTGTCTTGtgtccaagagctcagagactgtttcggagaggtaaagcacctcctctctatgtctctcctcttggcgccagagtatactgaaaattatactacttgtctgtggttcttgtgtcataatattgggaagattttcctaacaccttttaatgtttttatgtacTATTACTCATCACTTttttataaagcacattgaattacccctgtgtgaatgtgccatataaataaacttgccttaCTATGTGTGATATGGGGAGCATAAGCAAATCACACCCAATGTACAAATCACTTGATGTTGTATACCTTTGTATGAGCGTGTTTCACATCAGCGGGGTGTACCTTTTCATAGACGATCTGACTCTGATCTGAGAAAAACATTCAAGTTTGATTTGTTGGTGAATAGGAATGCACTTAACAATATATGTTTAAAGAAGAAGCAGTCATGCATCCATGCCCACCTGTACAGCTTCTATTATTatcttcttttttcctcttcaaaTACATTGTTATGGGCAAAAATACAATTGTAACACAAAAGCCGAATGGTACTAAAAGATACCACAGTTTGCGGTCTGAAGGacctgaaagacaaaaaaagatttcaatattttttttttaagaaaatgcAGACTCACCTGTTTTACAATGTGCTTgtattagcccttttcacgtgatgtcagacgaagcgttgctgggtgtcctccggcatgtccagccgcccaatactacagaagaagaagaaggtcttcatcaggtccctttccacaggtgtatacatcaagcaccttgattatcaatgcactgcatggtgcttgattgtatacacctgtggaaagggacctgatgaaacccatgaatacttcttcttcttcttctgtagtattgggcggctggacatgccggaggacacccagcaacgcttcgtctgacatcaccgtgaaaagggctaattgccAAACTAACTTGTAACTGCATGTGtcacatttaaaatgaattGTAAATGTCCACTTCCAGTAAATGTCCACTTCAGAAATTATCTGAACTTTGTAGTTTagcagtacacacaaacagacaaacttgCAATTTTTTGCCATGACAAATTCATACAACTCAGTAGTTGACAAACCTTTTTGATTCTTATAAGGACACACTGCAGGGATGTCAAGGTGAGTGGTGTAATTGCTGGCAGGATTAGCAGACACACATCTGTAAGTGACCGTGTCCTCCTGGTCATCTATATccagagggagggacagggTGATGCTGGCATCAGGACTGCTTGTTTGGTTGAGAATGTCATTCCCTCTGAACCAGGACAGGGACACCTCTCTGTCATTCTTCACAGAACACAGCACCTGACAGCTGGAGCTGGACTGGGATTCCGGCCTTGACAGAGCGCGGCTCTCAGGCCCAGTGATGGTCCTTGTGTTGGGGTGAGAATCTCCTCTACTGATGATGTTGGGTGCTGAGACAGGAGCTTGTCAGGTAAATACACAAATGCATAGcttatttattcatgaaaatacaaacttaaaggagtcatagaacgcattttttgaccattacaaattgatctttgagcctaaataatgtcatatgtaaatttgtggggctgaaaacgctccaggagcactgctagatcgcctaatacaaggtcataaataagccttgcaatgaaacagtttgtttttcccgcccactcagcaagttaatgaatattcaaatgagatgcgcgctgattggtctattggccgacatgtcctgaaagttgattggctcaatccaccggtctgaagctagagcaaagtgaaactacgtttactgctggtaaataaagccaaagtctttgataaagctatcaacaatggatttaaataaggaatacagccgtacatgtataaaccgagtcagaagaaggttctgacgaagatgaagtgcagcagattccccaacagaatgaatgtgttagattggtaagttttatcagtacatttcttagtatagtaactctccaaagttagctgtaataacgctagcattacaacgtctctgccatagaccacatatctagatactagcatcgtaagagcagtttaacaagaattattaatcgaaggtatgcaaatgagaggggccgaggggtgtatctaaagggggatgggcgcctattacgtgttatctgagctctgttcagattggagcatttcaacacggctgtttctatttcccaatttgcatacgaaagcaggcggggggcgcggtaaagtctttggtgttgtcctttggacactgctcgcagcctaaattcaacagtaacaaggtgaatgtggttttgaattctatgactcctttaacaaTTCAGTGAGGACAATATTAATACATCTTGCTGCTTTTAATGTTATGTATAGTATTACACTAACTCTAAATGTTATTAATAAAAGTCACTCACCATATACAGAACAGTTGAAACCTCCACACGAACAGATCGTCAGTCTTCAGATTAGGGATTTCAGGCTGAAGGACAACTGTCTCTCCAATTTGTGCTGTTAATCTCCTTTTTTCACTCTCTAAAGAAGCAATTAGATCTGTGAATGAAAATGGAGATGACAGGAGCCATTTAAGGTAGCCCACACATATTGGAAATTGAGATGCTTAATTCCAGTTTGCATACTTTGTTTGTGACTGGTTCAACTTATTCCGCAGTCATTGATGCTAGTGTCATGccaatattatattatatttatgtttaaatataaaGACCTAAAAGTTGCTCTTTTGTTTACATAAGCTGGTTGAGCTGTTACAAGGTTTTTGCGTGTCTCTACTTCTAAGTATGCATTCTATGACTTTGTAGGCTTCGCAGTTTATAATAGTTATGATGAGTGCCTTGGAATGCGTCATAGGCTATCTTAATGTAAAGTGAATGAAAGACATTTAGGTCAGCCTACAACTTTTCAATTAAAAATTATAAACCAACCATGCATAAATGAGATATAAGATTGCTTACCATAATACATTAAAATAATGAGCAGTATCACGATGCATGCCATCCCGAAATCATTGCCATGTAATACTGGTATTATACGGTAACTGGCTATCATGTTAACTGGCTGAATGGTTGACTTTGCCTCTGAGGTTAAcataactgccccccccccccccccttttgcaGATGTGTTCAGCCTCTGAATTGGTGACAGATTTGTCTGTTTAACTCCTGGTTCAAATAGAAATGCTTGTGATGCTCCTAACACGATTTGTCAGCCTTGGAAGTGTCAGATtgtctgtagtaggctacatgcactgGACCATGAAAGTGCCACCAAAATAAGCCTAACTAGCCTATTATTAACTCCACATGGGTATCAAACTCCACTACTGCTTGAATGATAACCAATTATCTACCTGTTTGCGCCACAAACCAGCTGCAGCAAAATTTACTTTACTTACCTGGTATACTCATTTTTTTAGCTTCATTTACCTTAAGTCATGGAGTCATTGGAATCGTTATATGTTTTTTTATCGGGTTGAATGGTGGCTGTCTTGCTTCCCCCTAGTGTctgtgaacagaaaaaaaaaacagtgttgaACTTTGATTTGTCATGGCAGAGCCAacaaaaaagaagcagaaagcgAGTAATCTGTTGTCGGAGgaacagggaaagagaaaacAGCAGACTGACTGAATGAGGTGTGTTGTAAAATCTATAGCTGTAGGTCATGGGCAACTCTCTCCAACTGTCCCCAACTGTGGGCTGTGCGTTTGGCGTCTGCACAAGGTCTCGTCACCAACTGTTTCGTGGTCGacctctttcttttcccttccAGGTCCCATGATAGAGACTGTCTGGTGATGTTCGACGCAGGTTTGCGAAGGGTATGCCCTGACCATCTCCAGCGCTGTTGAATAATTTCTTCGTCAACAGGTCGTTTGGTTTGTGCGTTGCCAGAGTTCCTCGTTGCTGATGGCATCAGGCCAACGAATATTGAGATTGCACCATAGACAGGTTTTTATAAAAGTCTGGATCTTCTTGGTGGTGGAAACAGTGGTCCTCCATGTTTTGGTGCCATACAGCAGAATTTACTTCATTGGTGTTGAAGACCATGATCTATGTGGACAGGTCTCTTGCACTCCAGATATTCTTTAGTTGGAGAACTCACTCTCACATCTGTGTCAGCTCCACCCTGCTTGTTGACAATGCTGCCAAGGTAGGTGAAGTTATTCAGCTCGTCTAGCGCCTCACCTTCCAGCAGGATGGGCtttgtgttgttggtgttgaCCTTGAGGACTTTGCTCTTTCCTTTGTGGATGTTGAGGCCAAGATGAGTGGAGTTGGCTGCGGCGGTGCTGGTCTTTTCCTGCATCCACTGCTGGGAGTGGGAGACAAGGGCCAGGTCATCCGCAAAGTCAAGGTCATCCAGTCCCTAATGTCCACTAGATGCCATTATCTGGGGGTTCAAAGAGgaaatgtattgtgtgtttctgcagtaATAATTTTTCATTCTTATGAGTAAGATTTTCAATTAAAATGTTTGCATGTTTTAGTATTGACACAATTTGACATGGTATACATTGCACACATCCAGTTTGCTGTCGGGGAAAATCTCTGGGACAGGGTCTCCAGGCTTGtagatgggagggagggatggagatggGGGACAGgtactacatactgtagctggcaGAGAAGAAGGAATGTTGAATGCCAGTGTGCAATGCCTGAATCTTGCCTTGTCTGTTCTCATTGTGTTTTAAGGTatgtttcattttaatcttAATGTTGCCATCTAAGGTTGCTTTGTAGAGATTACTGGTTAATGTATTAAATGTTACTTTACTTTATTCTTAGTCAAGTGAAATGAATGTTAATTCAAGCAAATGTTTGTTGCCACCATTAAccatgtggtcattggcttttTAGTGAGGTTACAAATGGATGAATTGGTTGCTGAATGTTGTTTATTCTCATCGCATATACTTATTCTTGTCAAAGATGTTAATGATTTAGTGTGTTATGATATTCAGTGTTGGGTGTGTCTGAACATTGTTGGATATCCTTGAATATCTAAGCATTTCTGCTGAAAGCatttttttaatgaataaaTGGAGTGCCAGTGTGCAACACCTGAACATTGCCTTGTCCGTTCTATTTGTGTTTTAAGATCAAGCAAGGGAACGTGGTTGTGCTGTGCCCCAAGCTCCCCTAGACTTAGAGGCCGGTAATACATTCACCAAAAGAGCTGTTACAACTGGCTCACGGTTGCATAAAGTATGTTATTTTTGCTGTTGGTGCGGTTTATAACCCAACAGCCAGGTGCCTCTCATCTATAGGCAGGTCCAACAACCACATGAGAAACCTTTATAACCTACTGTGTCTATCTATAGAATCAGACAAGCTCCATGGTGAAAGCGGAATGTTCCATTGGGCCTATGTGGTCTAAAACAAGGTATGTGTGAAACAACGGCCGTTGCACCAAAACCTGACCAAAAATGGAGCGCATAAGCTAAATGAAATATGAAACTGAATGatgttatatactgtagaagGCCTTTCAGATCCGATTTAATTACGTTGCTGAAGATGCCATATTCCATATCCACATTGTTTTATCCATTTGTGACATTGATTTGGGTCAATAATAGTGTTTCCTCAGGCCTACATTAAACCCCAGAGTTTGGGCTCTTTGAATTGTCTTAAGGCAGTGATCATTATCAATGCACACATTTGTATGACTTGACTGTGCACAAATGTGATTGATGGAATGGTTAAGTTGACATCACTTTAACATGACTAAGGTAATGGACAAAAGGaaaataggaaaataatgcacttatcaaagtgcctgcggcgtcgggaccttattaccactttgaacgtgcattattttcctataaacgcacggcgcgtcgttgattatcccttacttgttGTAATGTAACATTGTACTGTAGgaatgtttaaaaatatatcAAGCTCCCCCTCATACTAATCTCGCTCATGAGAGATTTGTGGCCATGTACCAAACTCTCCTTATTCAACACAGTCAAGGTAAATATGTTTTCCCTGATTTCACCTTTTAGAGTTATGTGAGTTTTTTATACTATAATTATTTTGCTGAACATTTTAGATAACATCATAGTCTATACAGTGTAATTGGATGCAATATATCAATAGACACAAGTTCACACAACTAAATGATCTATTAGTATAAGCAATGCATCCATATCACTAACAGCATTTATTGTGTCAAATATGCTGCTACCATActttacataggctactgtatacaaCATACGGGTAAATTAACTGAAATATATGCAGATCAATGACAATCTAGGCATGATAGGCAAAATGTAGGCATGGCAAAACAATTAAATGACTGAAGATACACAAAAGGGAAATGTAGGCAGTAAAGACTTACAACATTCTGTCATATACATTTTTACACTCTGCAAACAAACGTCAACAAATCAAAACTAGCCAGACTCTTCCTGGATGCCAGCCATGTATGTAACCTCTGAGTAAAGAGTGCCTTCATGTCTCACCTACAACAGAAAATGCACATCAGATTTAATATGAGGCTTATACTGATTACAAGGTAAACCAAATATCCAAACAGTGAGGTCCATTTTTCTAAATCAAAATATAAATTTGCAATTGCACACTCAATAACACTTTACCACATTATATCtgacaaagaaatgtatatatttatcattatgaacttcatttgtgtgttcaaagttgctattcacagtttcacacgggaacctcacaggaacgctatgcacctgcagataagaaactgggcatgagcgagaggaggattttagggaggtttcgaccaaggtcatgctgacttgttttgctctctgcttttctttaataaaagagcctctttgcgtccaagagctcagagactgtttcggagaggtaaagcacctcctctctatgtctctcctcttggcgccagagtatactgaaaattatactacttgtctgtggttcttgtgtcataatattgggaagattttcctgacaatATCCCTTGAATAATAGGTTtacatgtattaattcattGGGTATCAGATCTGATTAGTTTGTTTAAAATCTGCTATTTACCCATTTGGCCAAATCTCTTTATTCCACCACAAAGCAAAATGTGCATTGCCTCGCCTGTCATATTTTTTGAAGAGCTGGTGTTTTGTTTAAAATATTGATATACATTCTCACACAAATGTGAGAGCAAATCTCAGTCATGTCCTCAAAACTGAAATGCTAATAAACAGTATTTGCATACATGCACCCCTGTAATCCATACAGTGCactacaaaatacaaaatgtaaGGAACCACATTAGACTTGGACCAAAACAATACCATCTCCGAAGCGGACAAACCCAGTTCAATGTTTTATTTAATCTTTTCATGCAACTGTTGCAAATCACAACAATTATTTGGAGTTTACCCACACTACCTGCACAGGAGTATTCAGCTCTAGAAATAGCTGTGTGTGGAGAACACTGGCGTGAGAAACTATACTGtagattgactgattgattgatcaaTTGATTGTTTGATACATCTTTCAATTGATTGTTTCATACATCTTTTATTTAATTGTATTCTACTCTATTTATCTTATTTAATATATGCTATGGACCCTCCTGTGAGTCTGAAATAAAgatggaattgaattgaatcatgGGAAATCAGCTCACTCCTTTTAAAAGGGGTTTCCCTTCCGAAGCcagaggggagtggagggaaGAGGCTGAATAGTATGGTGGTGCACAATGTAGAGGAGGAACAGGGCAAACAAGAACAGCAcagattaaagcaacactaaagcacttttcctttgCCAcatgcacgctatttgtttatccactgGCTTTGCAAATAATGTCCACAATCAAGGTGGAGTAGgttgcatgattttatattgggacatcgaagcaagtgaaa from Sardina pilchardus chromosome 2, fSarPil1.1, whole genome shotgun sequence includes the following:
- the LOC134099491 gene encoding uncharacterized protein LOC134099491, with protein sequence MGPFLLVLNFLAGLCFCLFARVFSDKDTQEHINMKRGDDCTLQTGTVRRSSMIILWSFIRPTTDNDLHIAQLYKDNAEIMPTDQFRNRLHLDRHTGSLTVTDIGFMDSGLYKLNIRGGTQNSYKEFDVIVYGDVGVPMVTVYHSKTKLDRNCSVECSVENGREVTLSWYRGNDLLNQTSSPDLNMTLRVPLEVERHDNSIYSCVAANPVSNQTIFLNITATCSAPLATVCSTCPPSPSLPPIYKPGDPVPEIFPDSKLDVCNGLDDLDFADDLALVSHSQQWMQEKTSTAAANSTHLGLNIHKGKSKVLKVNTNNTKPILLEGEALDELNNFTYLGSIVNKQGGADTDVRQRGTLATHKPNDLLTKKLFNSAGDGQGIPFANLRRTSPDSLYHGTWKGKERGRPRNTPNIISRGDSHPNTRTITGPESRALSRPESQSSSSCQVLCSVKNDREVSLSWFRGNDILNQTSSPDASITLSLPLDIDDQEDTVTYRCVSANPASNYTTHLDIPAVCPYKNQKVTS